Proteins encoded within one genomic window of Natator depressus isolate rNatDep1 chromosome 1, rNatDep2.hap1, whole genome shotgun sequence:
- the HSPA13 gene encoding heat shock 70 kDa protein 13, with amino-acid sequence MAGEMTMLGSAVLALLLAGYLAQQYLPMPTPKVIGIDLGTTYCSVGVFLPGTGQVKVISDESGHNSIPSIVSFTDTDVYVGYDGLELADSNPQNTVYDAKRFIGKIFTPEELKNESSRYPFKIFSNNGAAEFSVTTNETYNVSPEYIGSQLLLKLKRMAEEYLGMPVSNAVISVPAEFDERQRNYTIKAANLAGLEILRVINEPTAAAMAYGLHKVDVFNVLVVDLGGGTLDVSLLNKQGGMFLTRAMAGNNKLGGQDFNQRLLQYLYDQIYRMYGSVPSRKEEIHRLRQAVEAVKLNLTLHKSSPVRVSLTMPERKDLKAVSEREQIKKNNVIAAKSSQMEDGMINLLRDDLSQTQSHTVKVVFETQISRKLFEMLNEDLFQKILVPIEQVLKEGHLPKTEVDEIVLVGGSTRIPRIRRVIQEFFGKEPNTSVDPDLAVVMGVAIQAGIVGGSWPLQVSAVEIPNRHLRKTNFN; translated from the exons ATGGCCGGCGAGATGACGATGCTGG GTTCAGCTGTCTTGGCCCTTTTGTTGGCTGGCTACTTGGCACAACAGTATCTACCTATGCCTACACCAAAAGTGATTGGGATTGACCTTGGCACCACTTACTGCTCTGTCGGCGTGTTCCTTCCTGGCACAGGGCAGGTGAAAGTTATTTCAGATGAAAGTGGGCATAACAGCATACCAAGCATAGTGTCGTTCACAGACACAGATGTGTACGTGGGATATGATGGCCTAGAACTAGCAGATTCTAATCCACAGAACACGGTATATGATGCCAAAAGATTCATAGGGAAAATCTTCACTCCAGAAGAGCTGAAAAATGAAAGTAGCAGATATCCATTTAAG attTTCAGCAACAATGGAGCAGCTGAATTTTCAGTGACAACCAATGAAACATATAATGTCTCGCCTGAGTATATTGGCTCTCAACTGCTATTGAAATTAAAGAGGATGGCAGAGGAGTACCTTGGCATGCCAGTTTCTAATGCTGTCATTTCAGTGCCAGCAGAGTTTGATGAAAGGCAGCGGAACTATACTATTAAGGCAGCTAACCTTGCAG gGTTGGAGATATTACGGGTAATTAATGAACCTACTGCTGCAGCTATGGCTTATGGTCTCCATAAAGTGGATGTGTTTAATGTTCTGGTAGTGGATTTGGGTGGAGGAACTTTGGACGTCTCATTATTGAATAAACAAGGAGGGATGTTTCTGACACGAGCGATGGCAG GTAACAACAAACTTGGAGGACAGGACTTTAATCAGCGATtgctgcagtacttgtatgaccAAATCTATCGAATGTATGGCTCGGTGCCCTCCAGAAAGGAAGAAATACATCGACTTAGGCAGGCTGTGGAAGCAGTCAAGTTAAATTTAACTCTACACAAGTCTTCTCCTGTCAGAGTCTCTCTTACTATGCCAGAAAGGAAGGACCTAAAAGCTGTTTCAGAAAGAgaacagataaaaaaaaataatgtaattgcAGCCAAATCTTCACAAATGGAAGATGGTATGATAAACCTTTTAAGGGATGACCTTTCACAAACACAGAGCCACACTGTGAAAGTTGTCTTTGAAACACAAATCTCAAGAAAACTATTTGAGATGTTGAATGAGGACCTTTTTCAGAAGATCCTTGTGCCCATTGAGCAGGTGTTGAAGGAAGGACATCTACCCAAGACAGAAGTGGATGAGATTGTATTGGTAGGAGGCTCCACACGTATTCCCCGGATACGCAGAGTTATTCAAGAGTTCTTTGGAAAGGAACCCAACACCTCTGTAGATCCTGATTTGGCAGTGGTAATGGGTGTAGCTATCCAAGCTGGGATTGTTGGAGGGTCCTGGCCCCTCCAAGTCAGTGCTGTAGAAATTCCTAATAGGCATTTACGAAAAACTAACTTCAACTGA